The nucleotide sequence TCGCTATCTCTGAGCTTTTGGGTAAGGTAGTGCAATTAGGCATTGTGATTTTGGCGGTAAAAATGCACCTAGGCTTTTCCTGGATCATTAGCTCCCTTTTGTTCAACATGTTAGTTAGCTTTTGCTTGGTTTATTTTTTGTCGAGGAAATACCTAAAATTGAGTTTTCGCTTTAATTTTGCCTATTGGAAGTGTTTTCTTACAGAGTCTTATCCGATCGGAGTGATGGCGATCGTAGTGTTTATTTATTTCAAGGTGGACACGATTTTGCTTTCTATCATTAAGAGTAACGCCGAAGTGGGAATCTACAACGTCGCCTATAAGGTATTGGAAAATATTTCTTTTTTTCCTTCAATGATTGTGGGGTTGATTTTTCCGATAATATCAGCGCATATTTTTAGTGACAAAGCGAGATTTGCTGATATTTCTAACAAGACAGTTAAAGTCTTTATTTTGCTTACCGTGCCGTTGATTGTCGGCATTCTTTTCCTTTCTAGCGGACTCGTCCGGCTGATTGGTGGCTCAGGTTTTCCTGAGTCAGCCTTGGTTTTGCGCATCCTAGTTTTTGCGATGGCGGCCATTTTTTTCAGTAACCTTTTTAACGCGATTTTGATTGCTGGAAACTTACAAAAAAAACTGATGTATGTCTTGTCTGGCGCGGCCATTTTTAATGTTTTAGCTAACTTAGCTTTAATTCCGCTTTTTTCCTATGTGGCCGCCGCTTCAGTTTCTACTGCCACGGAAGTGCTTGTGGCGGTTGCCACCGGATATCTCGCCTATCGACAGTTGCATTATTTTCCGGTCGTAGAAAGGGTTGGCAGAATTTTTTTGGCGGGAGGTGTGATGGCGGCGTTTTTGTTTGTTTTCAGGTCTAGCAATTTTTATCTCTTGGGCTTTGGTAGCGCCGTGGTTTATTTTTTGGCCATCTGGGCGCTTCAGGCCGTGGAAACTTCTGAGATAACGAGCATAATTAGTAAGCGCGGTGTGAAGGAGTATG is from Parcubacteria group bacterium and encodes:
- a CDS encoding flippase; protein product: MVIARKIAYNVLVSSVSKVLSTALALAAIGFITRYLGKGGFGDYATVLAFLSFFSAISDLGLYQFSTREISRPGADVEVIMGNAFSLRVISSLIIFFFSFVLVFFLPYSAGVKYGIIVIAASFVFSSGYQILNGVFQKNLAMDKIAISELLGKVVQLGIVILAVKMHLGFSWIISSLLFNMLVSFCLVYFLSRKYLKLSFRFNFAYWKCFLTESYPIGVMAIVVFIYFKVDTILLSIIKSNAEVGIYNVAYKVLENISFFPSMIVGLIFPIISAHIFSDKARFADISNKTVKVFILLTVPLIVGILFLSSGLVRLIGGSGFPESALVLRILVFAMAAIFFSNLFNAILIAGNLQKKLMYVLSGAAIFNVLANLALIPLFSYVAAASVSTATEVLVAVATGYLAYRQLHYFPVVERVGRIFLAGGVMAAFLFVFRSSNFYLLGFGSAVVYFLAIWALQAVETSEITSIISKRGVKEYEQPISES